The genome window TATCTGCCGAAGGCCGAGCTGGATTCGTTCGTCCCCCATGCGGTGGCCCTGAAGTACCTGGTGCCGGAGGTGGTGGAGGCGCTGCAGGCCGAGCACGGTCCGCTCGACTTCATGATGCACCTGTGGCCGCTGATCCACCGTGACGTGGTGCGCGCGTACTACAACGCCCTGGTGCACAACCGGCCGGAGATCCTCGGCGGCTCGGGTCCGGCCACCGAGTTCCTGGCCGCCCTGGTCGGGCTCCTGGAGTCTGCCGGGCGCGGCGAACCGGTCACGGCGCACCAGGCACAGGAGCTGCTCCACGCATATGCCCCGGGCATGCCGTTCCTGGACATCCGGACCCTGGCCCGCCCCTTCGAGGGCCGGGTGTACGACTCGGGCGAGGACTACCAGCGGGAGGTCGCCGGTTTCCTGGAGGGGATCAGCGCCGAGGCCGCTGCCGGCGAGGACTCCCCGCTCATGGTGGCCATCGGGACCCTGCATGCCGCGCGGCTGCTGGTGAAACAGCTGGTGGCGGAGCAGCGGCTCACCGATGCCTCCCGGCGGCGGGACGTCTCCGGCTGGTTCGAGACGCTCGTGGAGGGCCTGGCGTCCGGTCCGCCGCTGACGCGCGTGGAACAACTGCTCGCCGTGGCCCGAGCGGGCCTGGTCCGGTTCGTGGGCCCGGATCCGCAGTTCGAGCCCGACGCCGGCCGGTCCCGGTTCACGGTGTCCTCCCCGCAGGTGGGTGGTGCGGACGAGGCCCAGGACGTGCACCGGGGGACCTGGATGATGGAGGCGATGATGCCACCGAACCGCGTGCTGCTCTCCACCTCAAACCTGGTGTCCTCGCTCCTCGCCGACGGCACCGCGGTGCCGTACACCGTGGAGGACGAGGAGGGTGACCCGGTGCCGGGCCGCGGCTTCGACGTGACCGGGCGTCCCCACCGGTTGAAGGGGGCCGGGGGAACGGTCCAGGAGGGGGTGTTCGTCCTGGGGCTCCAGCTGGCCTCCGTCCAGTGGGGCACGGCGATCGCCGCGGAGGCTGGCCGCGATCCGGACGGTCGGGCCCGCACCTTGGGCGATGCCGACGCTGCGGCTCGGGCGGTCTGGAAACGAAGTCTGGAAATCGATGAGTGAACTCAGATCAGGATTCCGCCCGAACGAGACCGGGGCCGGTCCCGCCGCGTTGGTGGGACCGGCCCCGGTGCTTGGAGGCTGACGGTGTCAGTCTTGGGTGGCGATCATGGTCTCGTAGCGGTAGAGGAGGGTGGCGACCTCGGCCCGGGTGATGCTTCGGTCGGGCTGGTAGGTGCCGTCGTGGTAGCCCACGGACAGTCCCTCGCTGGCGAGCCAGGTGATGGCCTGGTAGGCGGCGTCACTGGTAGGGACGTCGGTGAACTCGGTGTCCTCAGGGCCTATATGTTCTGGGTCGATCGCCCGGTATAGGAAGGAGGCGAACTCACTACGGGAGATGTGACGGGTCGGCTTGAACTCTCCGTCCTGGTAGCCGTGGGTGATCTCGTGGTCCCTCGCCCAGGAGATCGGCTCGTAGTGAGTGTGTTCAGCGGCGACGTCGGGGAACGGCTTGCTCTCGGGCGTGTATTCCGGGTCCAGGTAGCGGTAGAGGAAGGCCAGGGACTCGCCGCGGGAGATCTCCCGGTCCTTGCCGAAGGACCCGTCACTGTAGCCGTGGGTCAGGCCGGTCTCCTGCATCCACCGTACGGGGGCGAAGTGCCTCGAACCGGGCTGATTGTCCGAGAAGTCCTCCACCGGCTCCTCCGGGCTGCCGGGCTCGTCCCCACCGTCCACCTGCACGCCGACCAGGATCGGGTTGTGGTCGGAGGAACGCCACTGATCGGGGGTGTAGAGCTGCTCCGGGGTGTAGTTGTAGCGGGAGTACTCCATGGCCACGGACTCATTGGCGTTGATCATCCAGATGTCACTGCCCGTGACCGTCTCATCGGCGGCAGCGGAGGCGAAGATCCCGTCCAGCGAGCCGACGCCGGCATCGTAGGCGTAGGAGTACTCGCCCTCGGCCTTGGCCCCCTGGCTGACGTAGCCGGCGGCTTCGAGGACCTTGATCGGGTCCTCCTTCTCGTAGGCGTTGAAGTCGCCCATGAGGAACACCTGGTTGGTATCCTCGGAGGCCTTCAGATTCTCGGCGAAGTCGACCAGGGACTCGGCCTGGGCCACGCGGTCCGCATTGGACGCACCCTGGCCGTCATCCGAGTCCTCATTGCCGGGACCGGAACCGGAGCCCTTGGACTTGAAGTGATTGGTGATGGCCACGAACTCGGTGCCCTCGATGCTGCCGTCCTCGCCGAGGGCGCGGAAGGTCTGGGCCAGCGGCTCGCGGGCATTGCCGAAGGCGGGATCACCGGTCAGGATGGTGGATTCGCCGACGGTCTCCACCGTGGCCGGCTGGTAGATGAAGGCGTTGCGGATGTAGTCCTCGTCCGCGGCGGCGGGACGCTCGGCCGGTGAGGCGGCGTAGGCCCACTTCTCCGAGCCGGCCTCGGCATTGAGAGCCTGCACGAGTGCGGCCAGGGACTCGTCACGGTCCTTGCCGAACTTCACGGGGTTCTCGATCTCCTCGAGGGCCACCACGGAGGCGTCAAGCCCATTGATGGCGGCGACGATCTTCTCCTGCTGGCGCAGGAAGTTCTCCTCGTTGTAAGCACCGCGCGGATCGCAGTAGTCGGTGGCGATCGGGTTGCCCTCATGGTCCAGGTACGCGTCGCAGTCCTCGAACTCGTCTCCCAGGGTGGTGAAGTAGTTCAGCACGTTGAAGGAGGCCAGCTGCACGTTGCCGCCCACGTCCTCCGGGCTGGCCTCCGACTCACGGGTGTTCTCGAAGGTGGCGGGCTGGACCTCCTCGGCGTTCTCGTGGGTGAGGTGCTGGGTCGGCTGGAAGTTCCAGGCATCGTAGCGGTAGTCGAGGATGACCGGGTCGGTGAAGGCCACGGCGGAGCCCACCCGAACCGGGTCGTCGATGTCCAGGTACGGCAGCTTGTTCTGATTGCCGGGGGAGCGCATGAAGTTCGTCGAGGCACCGTCGTCCAGAACGATGAGCTTCTCGGCGTTCTCTGCCATCACAGCCTGCGCTTCGGCACCCGGGTTGGCGACCGACGTCGGGTTCGGCAGCGGGTCGGAGCCTGGGGCAAGGCCCAGGGAGCCGTACGCGTTGACGTCGTAGTTGTCCGTGATCGTCCACTCCAAGCCGGAGGGGTCGATCAGCATGCCCTCGTGGGCTTCCTTGGTCGCCTCGTCGGCGGGGAACTCCACGGCGGTGGGCTTGACGGCCTCTGCGGCTTCCTCAACCTGCTCCACACCGCCGGCGCGGACCGTCAGCTGGGTTCCTGTGTAGTACTCGCTGACCTCACCGGTGACCTGCACGTGGTCGCCCAGGGCCACGTCGCCCACGGTGTCGGCTGAGTAGATGAAGATGGCGTCCGAGGCACCCGGGGTGGCGTCCTCGCCGCCACCGGAGCCGGCGGTCTGGAGGTAGTAGCCGTTGAAGCCGCCGGTCGAGTAGACAGCGGTCACCACACCGTGGGTCATGACGTTCTTGCCGACCATCTCTGAGGCGGATCCGGTGCCCTGGATCTCGGCGATCGGCGTCACCTCGGTGGGGACCTCGGGCTCGGGCTCCGGCTCACCGGTGCCGCCCCCCGCGGTCTCGCCCGCGGCGTTGGTGGGGGTCACCGCGCCGGTAGCCGTGAAGTCGGCGGAGTTGTCATCCGTGTCCACACCGTCCGCGCGGGTCATGGACTTCGGGTCGTTGTTCGCCGAGGGGCCGGTGGCGGCGGCGGTCTCGAAGGTGTTCGAGGTGCCGTAACCCAACAGGTCGACGACGCCGGCCGCCTCGGTCTCAGCGGTCACGGAACCGACTGGCAGGGAGACCCGTTCGGTCTGGTTGGCCAGGACGATGGTCCCGTTGGTGCCAGCGAAGGCCACGCTGGTGCCGATACCGGCATCGGCGGCTGGCAGGGCCTCACCGTTCGGCTCGTTGCCATTGGCGTTGCCCTGGACCAGGTAGTAGCCGCCGGCCTTGATGGTGCCCGAGAGCTCGATGACCCCGGTCGGTTCGCCGGTGCCGCCCGAGGAGCGGTACTGGATGGACCAGCCGTCCAGGGAGACGTCGGCATCGCTCGGGTTGTAGAGCTCCACGAACTTGTGGGTGAAGACGGCGTTGGCCGAACCGCCGTTGGTGTAGGCCTCGTTGATGATGACCGGGTCGTCGGAGGGAGCCGCCGTGGCGGCCTGCGCCGGGACCACGAGGGTGGCGGACAGCAGCGC of Citricoccus sp. K5 contains these proteins:
- a CDS encoding FAD/NAD(P)-binding domain-containing protein: MTPAVPGDRFTIAVVGAGPRGTSFLERLLAVVEEAGESAPVQPVDIVVLDPEEPGPGHVWQTGQSELFLMNTPSFFPTVAAAGTPGLRPSSAALTFDQWRMAHPDRAQVLDRTDYPPRAVYGRYLAEMYREVTDALAASAAVGTLEWRQAEVVHLEPARTVTPVHGAHGAAPRKAILTLGDGGTLAADAVVLAVGHVPARLTSEQHRLAAAAAELGLEYRGPSIPCDLDWDAVPAGADVLVRGMGLNFFDALAQLTLGRGGCFVDTGQGPGRALRYEPSGAEPVLHPASRRGVCYLPKAELDSFVPHAVALKYLVPEVVEALQAEHGPLDFMMHLWPLIHRDVVRAYYNALVHNRPEILGGSGPATEFLAALVGLLESAGRGEPVTAHQAQELLHAYAPGMPFLDIRTLARPFEGRVYDSGEDYQREVAGFLEGISAEAAAGEDSPLMVAIGTLHAARLLVKQLVAEQRLTDASRRRDVSGWFETLVEGLASGPPLTRVEQLLAVARAGLVRFVGPDPQFEPDAGRSRFTVSSPQVGGADEAQDVHRGTWMMEAMMPPNRVLLSTSNLVSSLLADGTAVPYTVEDEEGDPVPGRGFDVTGRPHRLKGAGGTVQEGVFVLGLQLASVQWGTAIAAEAGRDPDGRARTLGDADAAARAVWKRSLEIDE
- a CDS encoding ExeM/NucH family extracellular endonuclease; this translates as MTFSSRLTAVGASMALLSATLVVPAQAATAAPSDDPVIINEAYTNGGSANAVFTHKFVELYNPSDADVSLDGWSIQYRSSGGTGEPTGVIELSGTIKAGGYYLVQGNANGNEPNGEALPAADAGIGTSVAFAGTNGTIVLANQTERVSLPVGSVTAETEAAGVVDLLGYGTSNTFETAAATGPSANNDPKSMTRADGVDTDDNSADFTATGAVTPTNAAGETAGGGTGEPEPEPEVPTEVTPIAEIQGTGSASEMVGKNVMTHGVVTAVYSTGGFNGYYLQTAGSGGGEDATPGASDAIFIYSADTVGDVALGDHVQVTGEVSEYYTGTQLTVRAGGVEQVEEAAEAVKPTAVEFPADEATKEAHEGMLIDPSGLEWTITDNYDVNAYGSLGLAPGSDPLPNPTSVANPGAEAQAVMAENAEKLIVLDDGASTNFMRSPGNQNKLPYLDIDDPVRVGSAVAFTDPVILDYRYDAWNFQPTQHLTHENAEEVQPATFENTRESEASPEDVGGNVQLASFNVLNYFTTLGDEFEDCDAYLDHEGNPIATDYCDPRGAYNEENFLRQQEKIVAAINGLDASVVALEEIENPVKFGKDRDESLAALVQALNAEAGSEKWAYAASPAERPAAADEDYIRNAFIYQPATVETVGESTILTGDPAFGNAREPLAQTFRALGEDGSIEGTEFVAITNHFKSKGSGSGPGNEDSDDGQGASNADRVAQAESLVDFAENLKASEDTNQVFLMGDFNAYEKEDPIKVLEAAGYVSQGAKAEGEYSYAYDAGVGSLDGIFASAAADETVTGSDIWMINANESVAMEYSRYNYTPEQLYTPDQWRSSDHNPILVGVQVDGGDEPGSPEEPVEDFSDNQPGSRHFAPVRWMQETGLTHGYSDGSFGKDREISRGESLAFLYRYLDPEYTPESKPFPDVAAEHTHYEPISWARDHEITHGYQDGEFKPTRHISRSEFASFLYRAIDPEHIGPEDTEFTDVPTSDAAYQAITWLASEGLSVGYHDGTYQPDRSITRAEVATLLYRYETMIATQD